A stretch of Aristophania vespae DNA encodes these proteins:
- a CDS encoding MFS transporter, protein MSSNNINQPDFTTTQGEHDDANKLIVSVLVGVAVTHACSDFIQSVLPSIYPLLKDNYALTYAQIGMISLIYQLVASILQPWIGLYADKHSMPFLLPGGMIITLLGIGLLAVAPTYHILLLACALIGVGSATFHPEVSRIARMASGGRFGTAQSVFQVGGYVGNACGPLAAALIIIPYGQVSVSWLMLVALLAIFILHYMSRWAKTHGHAKMKKHISSNLRQLSRKEIWTALSVVGLLMFAKFTYIASISNYYTFYLLERFKTPLPTAQLYLFTFLTSVAVGTVIGGPIGDRIGRKAVIWVSFIGVIPFSILMPHANLFWTVILTVCIGLVISSAFSALLVYAQDVFPTRIGMVAGMMFGTMFGISGISAAALGKFADYYGIVTVYDACGFLPFLGFATYLMPETHIKKIKL, encoded by the coding sequence TTGTCCTCGAACAATATAAATCAGCCAGATTTCACTACTACGCAGGGCGAACATGATGATGCAAATAAGCTTATTGTTTCAGTTCTTGTTGGTGTGGCTGTTACCCATGCATGTAGTGACTTTATCCAATCGGTCTTACCGTCAATTTATCCATTATTAAAAGATAATTATGCCCTGACCTATGCACAAATAGGTATGATTTCGCTTATCTACCAGCTTGTTGCTTCTATCCTACAGCCATGGATAGGGCTTTATGCAGATAAACATTCAATGCCTTTTCTTCTACCAGGTGGTATGATTATCACCCTTTTAGGTATAGGCTTATTGGCTGTTGCACCTACTTATCATATTTTACTTCTTGCCTGTGCCCTAATTGGGGTAGGTTCGGCTACATTCCATCCTGAAGTATCGCGCATTGCCCGCATGGCCTCCGGGGGGCGATTTGGTACGGCTCAGTCTGTCTTTCAGGTTGGTGGGTATGTAGGTAATGCATGTGGCCCTCTTGCTGCAGCTCTTATAATCATTCCTTATGGGCAAGTTTCAGTATCATGGCTGATGCTGGTAGCTCTTTTGGCTATTTTTATACTTCATTATATGAGCCGCTGGGCCAAAACCCATGGCCATGCCAAAATGAAAAAACATATCAGCTCTAATTTACGTCAACTTTCACGTAAAGAAATATGGACAGCTTTAAGTGTTGTCGGGCTTTTAATGTTTGCAAAATTTACCTATATCGCTTCGATAAGTAATTACTACACTTTTTATCTTCTTGAACGCTTTAAAACACCGCTTCCTACAGCGCAGCTTTATCTTTTTACTTTTCTCACATCTGTAGCTGTTGGCACAGTCATAGGCGGTCCTATTGGCGACCGCATTGGTCGGAAAGCAGTCATTTGGGTTTCCTTTATTGGGGTTATTCCTTTTTCAATCCTTATGCCGCACGCTAACTTATTTTGGACAGTAATTTTAACAGTCTGTATTGGTTTGGTAATCTCATCCGCTTTTTCTGCTTTGCTCGTTTATGCTCAGGATGTTTTTCCTACCCGCATTGGTATGGTAGCAGGAATGATGTTTGGCACTATGTTTGGTATTAGTGGAATTTCTGCGGCAGCACTCGGTAAATTTGCAGATTATTACGGCATTGTTACTGTTTATGATGCCTGTGGTTTTTTACCATTTTTGGGTTTTGCAACATATTTAATGCCAGAAACTCATATCAAAAAGATAAAACTGTAA
- a CDS encoding GlcG/HbpS family heme-binding protein encodes MKKTALALIFAASSFGSAYAASGVVNIPSIEANIANKLVAEAVNACAAKHLAVTATVVNAAGQRVAMLSGNGAPIDTASISYRKAYTIYSWGTAKHKNTTSELLAAKLVGPEDGSLTTVAGILVLPGGVILKSNGHTIGGLGVSGAPDGMDDEGCAKAAVEKYKSQF; translated from the coding sequence ATGAAAAAAACTGCTTTGGCTTTAATATTCGCTGCTAGTTCGTTTGGATCAGCATACGCCGCTTCTGGGGTTGTCAATATTCCTAGCATCGAGGCTAATATTGCAAACAAGCTTGTTGCAGAAGCTGTTAACGCTTGTGCGGCAAAACATTTAGCGGTTACGGCAACTGTTGTTAATGCAGCAGGACAACGTGTTGCTATGCTAAGCGGTAATGGCGCGCCAATCGATACAGCTTCCATCTCCTATCGCAAAGCTTACACAATTTATTCATGGGGAACAGCAAAACATAAAAATACAACAAGTGAATTATTAGCTGCTAAATTAGTTGGACCAGAAGATGGCTCACTGACAACAGTAGCCGGTATTCTTGTATTACCAGGTGGCGTCATTCTTAAAAGCAATGGTCATACAATAGGTGGGTTAGGGGTATCTGGCGCTCCTGATGGTATGGATGATGAAGGTTGCGCCAAAGCTGCTGTCGAAAAATACAAAAGTCAGTTTTAA
- a CDS encoding DUF262 and DUF1524 domain-containing protein, translating to MKARETNLLNLLKNTPQFIIPIYQRTYSWTEKQCEQLWNDIIDAGSDEKILSHFIGSIVYIESDLQQISSQSSYLIIDGQQRLTTCVLLLEALSRHLNNNEPLDGFSSKKIRNYYLLNPLEDNDMAFKLILTQLDKETLLTLLEQKPLPKDCSINIANNFSFFDKKIKSLDGNLKAVCKGLSKLVIVDVALDRRQDNPQLIFESMNSTGKALSQADLIRNYILMDLDQKKQKYSYEQYWHPMETAFGQENYNNYFDSFMRHYLTMKTGKIPKIDDVYEEFKIYARKKKFASVTNELLLEDIKLFSDYYCAMALGREENKDLSLSFRNLRELKVDVVYPFLLELYDDYKSKILSYEDFLESLRLIESYLFRRSVCGLAANFLNKAFASFGKSLKKHKYLESIKAHLLQLTSQQRFPTDAEFKECFSTRDLYKFRNKNYWLRRLENFGRKECIFDEEYSIEHIMPQNKNLSIQWQKDLGPDWQVIQELWLHNAGNLTLTAYNSEFSDRPFLEKREMEGGFRHSPLWLNQGLGQVEVWNENEIKKRGKRLAERAATLWPYPFLKEDILKTYQKKNAAYSLDDFNSLTEGSFTRSLFDQLRKEILLIDPRVKEKICKIYIAYKAKTNFVDIEADSKKLRLCLNMKFEDLIDPKNMARDVTHIGHHGNGDVEILYNSPSELDDVMKLIRQSFERNS from the coding sequence ATGAAAGCCAGAGAAACCAATCTCCTTAATTTATTAAAAAATACACCTCAATTTATTATACCCATTTATCAAAGAACATATTCATGGACTGAAAAACAATGTGAGCAGCTATGGAATGATATTATTGATGCTGGCTCAGATGAAAAAATATTATCTCACTTTATTGGTTCAATTGTATATATTGAGAGTGATTTACAACAAATATCGAGCCAATCTTCTTACCTAATCATAGATGGTCAGCAAAGACTAACAACATGTGTATTATTGTTAGAGGCTTTGTCACGTCACCTTAATAATAACGAACCTTTGGATGGTTTTTCATCCAAAAAAATACGCAATTACTATCTTCTAAACCCATTAGAAGATAATGATATGGCATTTAAATTAATCCTGACACAGCTTGATAAAGAGACTTTATTAACATTATTGGAGCAAAAGCCTTTACCTAAAGATTGTTCTATAAATATAGCCAATAATTTTTCTTTTTTTGACAAAAAAATTAAATCTTTAGACGGAAATTTAAAGGCTGTTTGTAAAGGTTTATCGAAGTTAGTCATTGTTGATGTCGCCTTGGATCGCAGGCAAGATAATCCTCAGTTAATATTTGAGAGCATGAACTCCACAGGAAAGGCACTCAGTCAGGCAGATTTAATTCGTAACTATATCTTAATGGATTTAGACCAGAAGAAGCAAAAATATTCATATGAACAATACTGGCATCCAATGGAAACTGCTTTTGGACAAGAAAATTACAACAATTATTTTGATAGTTTCATGCGTCATTATCTTACTATGAAAACAGGGAAAATTCCTAAAATTGATGACGTTTATGAAGAGTTCAAAATTTATGCCAGAAAAAAGAAATTTGCCTCAGTTACAAATGAGTTGCTGTTAGAAGATATAAAATTATTTTCTGATTATTATTGCGCAATGGCTCTAGGACGAGAAGAAAATAAGGATTTATCTCTTAGTTTTCGTAATTTACGAGAGCTTAAAGTAGATGTTGTGTATCCATTTCTTCTTGAGCTTTATGATGACTATAAGTCTAAAATATTATCTTATGAAGATTTTTTAGAATCTTTGCGTCTTATTGAGTCTTATTTATTCCGCCGTTCAGTCTGCGGTTTGGCTGCCAATTTTCTTAATAAGGCTTTTGCCTCATTTGGAAAATCTCTTAAAAAACATAAATACCTTGAAAGCATCAAGGCTCACCTTCTTCAATTAACGTCGCAGCAGCGTTTTCCCACTGATGCAGAATTTAAGGAATGTTTTTCAACCAGAGACCTTTATAAATTTAGAAATAAAAATTACTGGCTTCGTCGGCTTGAAAATTTTGGCCGTAAAGAATGCATCTTTGATGAAGAATATAGTATCGAGCATATTATGCCACAGAATAAAAATTTATCTATTCAATGGCAAAAGGACCTTGGTCCAGATTGGCAAGTAATCCAAGAATTATGGCTTCATAATGCAGGTAATTTAACACTTACAGCTTATAATTCAGAATTTAGTGACCGACCTTTTCTTGAAAAGCGCGAGATGGAAGGGGGATTTCGACATAGTCCGTTATGGTTAAATCAGGGTTTAGGTCAGGTCGAAGTCTGGAATGAAAATGAAATTAAAAAAAGAGGGAAGAGGCTTGCAGAGCGTGCTGCAACATTATGGCCTTATCCTTTTTTAAAAGAAGATATTTTAAAAACTTATCAGAAAAAAAATGCCGCATATAGCCTGGATGACTTTAACTCTCTAACAGAAGGATCTTTTACCCGTTCTTTATTTGATCAACTACGTAAAGAAATTTTACTCATTGATCCAAGAGTAAAAGAAAAAATTTGCAAAATTTATATTGCTTACAAAGCCAAAACGAATTTTGTTGACATTGAAGCTGATTCAAAAAAATTACGATTATGCTTAAATATGAAATTTGAAGATTTAATTGATCCTAAAAATATGGCCCGAGATGTTACTCATATAGGCCACCATGGAAATGGTGATGTTGAAATTTTATATAACTCACCATCAGAGCTAGATGATGTAATGAAGCTTATCAGGCAATCTTTTGAACGAAATAGTTAA